A DNA window from Paenibacillus antri contains the following coding sequences:
- a CDS encoding ABC transporter permease produces MRGAKLGKTWQLHGMMLPGVALVLVFMYLPLPGIVLAFKDFIPSRGIFGSEWVGLETFEYMMYLPDSLQVFWNTLKIAFLKIVFNFPVPILVAVLLNEVRKAAFKRTVQTMIYLPHFLSWVILSGIFIDLFSQTGIVNQALGWFGAKPIFFMGDPGHFIRMLVATDVWKNFGYSTIIYLAAITGIDESLYESAVIDGANRFKQVLHITLPSLGPIILLVLTLSLGGILDAGFDQVFNMYNPLVWSTADIIDTYVYRLAIVDANYSLGTAIGLLKSVVGFILIVTSYLLARKYSDYTIF; encoded by the coding sequence ATGAGAGGCGCAAAGCTGGGAAAGACGTGGCAGCTGCACGGCATGATGCTGCCGGGCGTCGCGTTGGTATTGGTGTTCATGTATTTGCCGCTGCCGGGCATCGTGCTCGCGTTCAAGGACTTCATCCCGTCCCGGGGCATCTTCGGGTCGGAATGGGTCGGTCTCGAGACGTTCGAGTACATGATGTATTTGCCCGATTCGCTGCAGGTGTTTTGGAACACGCTGAAAATCGCGTTCCTTAAGATCGTATTTAACTTCCCGGTACCGATCTTGGTCGCCGTGCTGCTGAACGAAGTGCGCAAAGCGGCCTTCAAGCGAACCGTGCAGACGATGATCTACCTGCCGCATTTCCTGTCGTGGGTTATTTTGTCGGGCATCTTCATCGACTTGTTTTCCCAGACGGGCATCGTGAATCAAGCGCTCGGGTGGTTCGGCGCGAAGCCGATCTTCTTCATGGGCGATCCGGGGCACTTCATACGCATGTTGGTCGCTACCGACGTGTGGAAAAACTTCGGGTACTCTACGATCATCTACTTGGCCGCGATTACGGGCATCGACGAGTCGCTGTACGAATCGGCGGTGATCGACGGCGCGAACCGGTTCAAACAAGTGCTGCATATCACGCTTCCGAGTCTCGGACCGATCATCTTGCTCGTCCTGACGCTCAGTCTGGGCGGCATCTTGGATGCGGGATTCGACCAAGTGTTCAATATGTACAATCCGCTCGTCTGGTCGACGGCCGACATTATCGACACGTACGTGTACCGTCTGGCCATCGTCGACGCGAACTACAGCTTGGGCACGGCGATCGGTCTGCTCAAGTCCGTCGTCGGCTTCATCCTGATCGTGACCAGCTACCTGCTTGCGAGAAAATATTCCGACTACACGATCTTCTAA
- a CDS encoding carbohydrate ABC transporter permease: protein MPTTTRSAGGIAFQIANHAFLAIAAALCLFPVLHIVAVSFSGAGPAAANAVVLWPVEFTVSSYASLFSRAPFLDAFGVSAVRVAIGVALNTALTLLMGYPLSKTRREFPGRNLYMWLLVFVMLFNAGLVPNYLLIKSLGLIDSMWALVLPSAVPIFNVILVMNFMKMLPREIEEAAFMDGASYWVCWRTLILPLSKPVIATIVLFSFVMHWNAWYDGLIYMNDNGKYPLQTYLYTVIQDRDVATIEQANDSATVNGVTLKAAQIFLAMIPILFLYPFLQKYFTKGIVLGAVKG from the coding sequence ATGCCTACGACGACGCGCTCCGCAGGCGGTATCGCTTTCCAAATCGCCAATCACGCGTTCCTCGCGATCGCCGCGGCGCTCTGTCTGTTCCCGGTGCTGCACATCGTCGCCGTATCGTTCAGCGGGGCGGGGCCGGCCGCGGCGAACGCCGTCGTATTATGGCCGGTCGAGTTTACGGTATCGTCTTACGCCTCGTTGTTCTCTAGGGCGCCGTTCCTGGACGCGTTCGGCGTCTCCGCCGTGCGCGTGGCGATCGGCGTCGCGCTCAATACGGCGCTGACGCTGCTGATGGGCTATCCGCTGTCGAAGACGCGGCGGGAGTTCCCCGGGCGTAACCTGTACATGTGGCTGCTCGTGTTCGTCATGCTGTTCAACGCCGGCCTCGTGCCCAACTACTTGCTTATTAAGTCGCTGGGCCTCATCGATTCGATGTGGGCGCTCGTGCTGCCGTCGGCGGTGCCGATTTTCAACGTCATCTTAGTCATGAATTTTATGAAGATGCTCCCGCGCGAAATCGAAGAAGCGGCGTTCATGGACGGCGCGTCGTATTGGGTGTGCTGGCGGACGCTGATTTTGCCGCTGTCGAAGCCCGTCATCGCGACGATCGTTTTATTCAGCTTCGTCATGCATTGGAACGCTTGGTACGACGGGCTCATCTACATGAACGACAACGGGAAGTATCCGCTGCAGACGTACTTGTACACCGTCATTCAGGACCGCGACGTCGCGACGATCGAACAAGCGAACGATTCGGCGACGGTCAACGGCGTCACGCTGAAGGCGGCGCAAATTTTCCTCGCGATGATTCCGATTTTGTTCCTATACCCGTTCTTGCAAAAATATTTTACGAAAGGGATCGTGTTAGGCGCGGTGAAAGGCTGA